The segment GGCCGGCCGCCGAAAGCCACCGTTCCCTCGTCGGGCGCCTGGAGACCGGTCAGCACCGACACAAGGGTCGACTTGCCCGCCCCGTTGCGCCCGACGAGCGCGTGCGTCTCGCCGGGCCTGACCGTGATCCGCGCCCCGCTCAGGGCCACCGTCGGACCGAATCGTTTCGTGATGCCCGTCGCCTCGACGACGGGCGGGTCCTGGACGGCCCGCCCGTCGTCAGCCGGGGCGGGCACGGGGCTCACTGCTCGCTCCCCGTCGCTCATCGCAACCGCCTTGTCATGGGGTCTTGTTCTCGTTCCTGCTTCTTGTGGTGCTGTCCTGGCCGTCATGACGGCCCCCGTCAGCCGAGGTTGTTGCCCCACAGCGAGCTGTCATCGCTCTTGACGCTGGCGACACCGCCGTATGTGCCGCCGTCGGCGGTGACCAGCGGGGCCGAGAGCTGGTCCTCCAGCAGCCCCTTGCGGACCTGGATGATGGTGCTGTCGTGGTCGGTCTTGCCGGGCGCGAAGGTCTTCCCGGCGATCGCCGCCTTGAGGTAATAGAGGGCGTACTTGGCATAAAGGTCGGCGGGCTGGGAGACGGTGGCGTCGATCTTGCCCGCCGCGATGCTCTTGAGCTCCTCGGGGATGCCGTCGTTGGAGACGATGAAGACGTGCTTCTTGTCGGAGGGGCTGACCAGCAGACCCTTCTGCTTCAGCACCTGCAGAGTGCCGGACAGCGCGAAACTGGACTCCATGTAGACGCCCTTGATGTCCGGGTTCGCCGTCAGGTCCGTCTGGAGCTTCTGCGCGGCGACGGCGCCGTCCCAGTTCGTCGCCTCACCGAAGACCTTGATGTCCGGGAAGTTCGCCTTCATGCACTCGTTGAACGCCTCGGTCCGGTCACGGCCGTTGATCGAGTCCAGGCCCCCTTCCAGCATGACGACCTTGCCCTTGCCGCCGAGCTTGGTCCCGAGGAACTTGCAGGCCTTCTCGCCGTACGCGCGGTTGTCGGCCCGCACCACCATGTACACGTTGCCGGTGTCAGGACGGGTGTCGACGGTGACGACGGGGATCTTCTTGGCTTCGAGCTGGCTGAGGGTCGGGGCGATGGCGGCGGTGTCCTGCGGGGCCATGGCCACGCCCTTGACGCCCTGGCTGATGAACGTCTGGACGTTGGCGGTCAGCTTGGCCACGTCGTTCTGGGAGTTGGTGGTCTTCAGATCGAGGCCGAGCTTCTTGGCGTACTCGGGCGTGTACTTGATGTAGGAGTTCCAGAAGTCGGTGTCGGAGCGCGGGTAGTCGACGCCCACCAGCGGGTTGCCGCTCGCCGTCGCAGTCGAGCTGGAACCCCCGCCGCAGGCGCTGACGAGCATCAGCGCGGACGTGGCTGAGACGGCGGTGCACAGTGCGGTTCTGAGTCTCATCGGCTTCTCTTTCCTGGACGATTCCCCGGGCGGACGGTCCGCGTTTCGTCTATGCGAACGCCACGTAACGTCCCATGTGGACATGGGATGTATTTATAGACTCGGACCCTGTCGCCTGTCCAGGCTTCTGCCGTCGCTGGCGCAAAAGGCAAGGTAACGAGATGGTTGCGCGGACTCGCGCGACCTCGCGATGGTCTAAGCCATCCCATCTATGCCGAGGTGTCGCAACGCGTCGGCGGCGCCGTCCGGCGAGGGGGGCGGGCGTGTCCGAACGGTCCGGTCGGACACATACATGCCATGTCTGATGCCTAACAATTCAGCGCAAAAGCGCATACAAGGTTTGTAGTGGAGTGCTGAGGAGCGTTTTTCATCCCTCCACGGCTGTTGACATCCGCGGGTTACATGGAAGAAGTTCGTCCGTAACATCCGGTGCCTGCGCGTCATGTGGGCACCGCCGGCCCCGCAGGTCACTCATGCCCAGGGAACCACTCCCGCAGCCTGGCCGCCCCGGCGGCTCCATGGACGAAGAGGGACTGCCTCCATGCATCTCAGAAGTCGATTCCGCAGGGCCGGCGTGCAGATCACCGCGCTGGCCGTAGCCGCCGCAGGCGGGACGGGCGTGCTGGCGACGCCGGCCCATGCCGCGGACACCGTGATAGGGGTGACACTGACGACCGCGGACCTGGGCCAGGCCCTGACTCCGCAGCCGAGCATCACCCTCGGGGCGGTGTCCTCAGGGACCGTGAACCTCACGGTGGACGACACGAAGACCTACCAGACCATCGACGGGTTCGGTGCGGCCTTCACCGACTCCTCGGCCTACCTGCTGCAGAACAAGCTCGACGCGGCCACCCGCGACCGGGTGATGCGCGACCTGTTCACCAGGGGTTCCGGCATCGGCCTGTCGCTGATGCGGGTGCCGATGGGCTCCTCCGACTACACGGCGACCCCGCCGAGCAGCCCCTCCACCTACTCCTACGACGACAACGGCGGCATCGCCGACCCGACGCTGGCCAACTTCTCCACCTCCCACGACGACGCCTACATCGTCCCGGTCATCAAGCAGGCCCAGGCGCTCAACCCGTCGATGAAGCTCTTCGCCAACGACTGGAGCCCGCCGGCCTGGATGAAGACCACCAACACCATGCTCGGCCAGGGCAACGGCACACTCAGGTCCGACATGTACAGCGCGCTCGCGCAGTACTACGTCAAGTTCCTCCAGGAGTACAAGGCCAAGGGCGTCAACGTCTGGGGCGTCACCCCACAGAACGAGCCGGGCATCTCCCCCTCCACCTACTCGGCGATGCTGCTGCCCGCCTCCAACGAGGCCGACTTCATCGCCAACTACCTCGCCCCGGCGCTGAAGCAGGCCGGCCTGGACGGCACCGCGATCCTCGGTGGTGACGTCGACCACGTGGACACCTCCTACGCCGGCACGCTGCTGGGCAACCAGGCGGCGCACGACGCGCTGTACGGCACGGCGTGGCACTGCTACCAGAACGACCTCGGCAAGATGACCACGATCCACAACTCCTACCCGGACAAGCCTATCTACGAGAGCGAGTGCTCCACCGGCCCGGGCATCGCCCCGATGAACGCCGCCCAGCTCGCCATGGAGTCCACCTTCAACTGGGCGAGCGGCGCGCTGCTGTGGAACCTGGCGCTGGACAGCAACGGCGGCCCCAAGATGGGCGTCGGCTGTGACAACTGCACCGGGCTGGTCACCATCGACCAGGCGACCGGCAAGGCCACCTACACCAACAACTACTACCAGCTCGGCCAGTTCTCGAAGTTCGTCGTCCCCGGCGCAACCCGCATCGGCTACAGCGACGGCGGCAACGTCTGGGCCCAGGCCTACAAGAACCCCGACGGCAGTGAGGTGCTGGTCGCCCACAACAACAACACCAGCGGCACCGCCTTCACGGCCACCTGGAACGGGGCCGGCTCCTTCCAGTACACGCTTCCCGCCGGCGCCACGGTCACCTTCACCAAGAGCGCCCAGAACGCTACCGCGCAACTGGTGGGGCAGGGCTCCAACCGGTGCCTCGACGACCGGGGCAACCCGGCCAACGGCGTCCAGCAGTACCTCTGGGACTGCGGCTCCGGCAATGCCAACCAGCTGTACCTGTACTCCGCCGACCGCGAGCTGCGGATCGCCGGCAAGTGCCTGGGCGCCTCCGGCAACGGCACCACGAACGGCACCAAGGTCATCACCTGGGACTGCAACAGCGGTGCCAGCCAGAAGTGGACCTTCCACGCGGACGGCAGCGTCACCAGCGACCTGTCCGGTCTCTGCCTCGACGTCACCGGCAACGGAACGGCGAACGGGTCCACGGTGCAGCTGTGGAGCTGCACCGGCAATTCCAACCAGAAGTGGTCCGCGGCCTCAGGCAGCTGACGACCGGCGCGGGCGCCCCTGTCCCGGTGCGCCCGCGCCCCTCTCCCCCGGCGCCGTGCAGCGTCGACACATCCCCGAACACACAGCTGCCCTGGAGGTTCTCATGACGTCGCACTCCCTCAGCAGACGCCGGTTCCTGGCCGGTGCCATAGCCGTCGCGGGCGCCGCGGCCGCGACCAACGCGCTCGCCCTGGGCAAGGCCTTCGGCGCTCCCGCCACCTACACCGCCGCGTGGTCCTCGGTCGACCAGCATCCCGCGTCCCCCGAGTGGTTCCAGGACGCCAAGTTCGGCATCTACTTCCACTGGGGCGTGTTCAGCGTCCCCGCCTACGACAGCGAGTGGTATCCGCGCAACATGTACTTCAGCGGCTCCGCCGTGAACAACCACCACATCGCCACCTACGGCGACCCGTCAGTGTGGCCCTACCACAACTTCATCAACGGAGCGAACGACAAGGCGGGGAACTTCACACAGTTCGCGCCCAAGCTGAAGTCGGCCGGCGGCAACTTCGACCCAGCCGAGTGGGCGCAGCTGTTCGCCGACGCCGGTGCGAAGTTCGCCGGGCCGGTCGCCGAGCACCACGACGGCTTCTCAATGTGGAACAGCCAGGTCAACGAGTGGAACTCGGTCGCCAAGGGGCCGAAGCTGAACCTGCTGCAGCTGTTCACCGACGCCATCCGCACCAAGAACCTCAAGCTGCTGGTGTCGATGCACCACGCCTACAACTACCTCGGCTACTACGAGGCCGTGCCGGCGCAGTCGGACGCGAGCCTGAAGAAGCTGTACGGGCAGCTGCCCAAGGCGCAGGAGGACCAGCTCTGGTACGACAAGCTCAAGGAGGTCATCGACCTCGCCAAGCCCGACATCATCTACCAGGACGTCCACCTGGACCAGATCGACCAGGCGCAGCTGCTGAACTTCCTGTCCTACTACTACAACCAGGCCAACTCCTGGGGCAGGGAGGTCGTGGCCACCTACAAGGACGCGTTCAACAGCCACGGCGAGGTCTTCGACTACGAGCGGGGCGGCCCGGCCGACGTCACCTCGCCCTACTGGCTCACCGACGACAGCGTCTCCAGCACCAGCTGGTGCTACACGGTGGGCATCGGCTACTACACGGCCCAGCTGCTGCTGCACGCGATGATCGACCGGATCAGCAAGAACGGCACCGTCCTGCTCAACATCGCGCCGATGGCCGACGGCACCATCCCCCAGGGCCAGCGCGACATCCTGCTCGGCATCGGCGACTACCTGGGGCGCTTCGGCGAGTCGGTCTACTCGACCCGGGCCTGGACCGCCTACGGCGAGGGCCCGACGAAGATGGGCGGGGGCACGTTCATGAACCCCAACGCCGGCACCGCACAGGACATCCGCTTCACCCGGAACAAGACGAACACCACCCTGTACGCGACAGTCCTCGGCTATCCCGGCAGCTCGCTGAGCATCAAGACGCTCTCCTCCAGCCGGATCAACCTCAGCTCGCTGACCTCGGTGAAGCTGCTCAACAACACCGCCGGCACCTACATCGACCTCGCGACCCCGGCCCAGGACACGTCCGGGCTGAACGTGACCCTGCCGGCGTCGGCGCCGTTCTCCGCCCCCATGTACGTGCTGAAGCTGGCCTTCTCCGGTCAGATCCCCACGTTGCAGCCGGTCTCCGGCGCCCTGGTCTTCAAGGACGTCAACTACGCGGGCGACTCCGCCGCGCTCGGCCTGGGCAGCTACACCGCCGATCAGCTCACCCTCGCCGGAATGCCCCCGCTCAACATCTCCTCCCTGAAACTGGCTCCGGGGCAGCAGATCGTCGCCTACTCCGGCGACAACTTCACCGGCACCCAGTGGACCTTCACCGCAGACAACGCCGACCTGCGAGTCACCGGCCAGAACGACCAGATCAGCTCGCTGAAGGTGATGTTCAACCCATCGACCTACCTCAAAATCATCAACCTCACCAGCGGCCTGGCCATGGACAGCGGCGGCAGCGTCGCCGGCGGGTCCAACCTCAAGCAGTGGACCTACGACGGCAGCCCCAATCTGCAGTGGCAGGCGGTCGATCTCGGCAACGGCTACTACAAGCTGGTCAACCGCACCAACGGCATGGTCGCCGACAGCTGGGGCGCCACCAGCGACGGCTCCGCCTGCAGGGAGCTGGACTGGAACGGTCACACCAACCAGCAGTGGCAGCTCATGCACCGCGGCGGCGGCCAGTACGCCATCATCAACCGAACCACGGGCAAGCTCCTGGACAGCGGCGGCAGCGTCCCCGCGGGCTCCGTCCTCAAGCAGTGGGCATGGGGCAACAGCACCAACCTTCAGTGGACCATCAGCCTGGCCTGACCGGATCCGCCGCGGCGGCGCGCAGGATCATCCGCCCGGCGCGATGGTCTCCACCCGCAGCGAAGCTTCCCCCGTTAGCACGCATGAACGCGATCCTCCCAGCCGGCACTTTGCAACGGCAACGCCACTTTGGCGCCGTAGCGGATTCACAGGTCCGGCAATCCGCCCACATCGACTACAGTCCGGTGCCGCTAAGCCGAGCCATCGCATCTGCGGGCGGCACCGGCGGTCACGGTCCGGGAGGCCGGGCCGTGGTGTTTCCGGTTCGTCTGGGTGCCATTGTTGTGCGGCGGTGCAGATGGTGGACGGTTTGCGGGCCGCTTGGGCGACCCGGTTGGGAATGCTGCCTCGTCGCCCCGGGCCCGCCCGAGAAACGCCCCACCGCCCGCCACGCCGACCCCGGCGCAACGCGCCACCGACGCGGGCGCAACATGAGGCGGCCCGGGACGCATCGGGCACGCAACGGGCACGGGAGGGATAAATAGATCTAGACAACTGGGTGTCTGGCTCCCCTGGAAGGGGGGTGGCTTGACCGTTGTTGACGTCGATGTGCCGCCCTTTCTGACACGCTTCTGGCGCGGACGGCCAGCGTGTGACAGGCAGGGCCGCAGGAGCGGGAGGAGGCCCGGGCAGGGCAGGGCTCGTGAGTCGCGCCTGCCCGAGCCGGGGCCGCCGATTGAAGCGGTGGCTTGGCCGCTCGGACGGGGTAGTGGCAGCCGGGGTTCGGAGCGGATCAGTTGTTGGGGCGGGATAGGCGGGCGGTGCTGAAAGTGCGCTCGGCGTTGTCGATCTCGTCGAGTTGCTTGAGGATCTCGGCAGGGGTCGCTTCGCCGACCGCTTTCTGCAGGAGCGGTGTGCGGTCCAGGAGGGCATCGCGGAGCGGGCGCAGCGGGGCCGGGGCGTGGTGGAAGACCTGTCCGAGGACGTAGGCGGTTTGGGACTGGCGGGCGGTGTGCGGCTTACGGGGGGCCTCGAAGGCGTCCAGGGCCTGGCGGACCACCGTGAAGTCGGTCAGGTCGAGCCCGGCGAGGCGGCGGCCGATGAAGTAGCCGTCCTCGGTGGCCATGCCGGCGCCGTAGGCGGCGTAGGGCGAGGTGGGGTGCGCCGCGTCGCCGATGAGGGTGGCACGGCCTTTGGACCACTGCTTGAGTGGTTTGCGGTCGCGGATCATCCACCGCTGAACATGTGCCGGGTCGGTGGCGGCGATGAGTTGGGGAAGCGGGTCGGCGAAGCCGCCGCCGAGCGCCGTCGCGGCGGCGTGCAGGTCCCCGGAGAACTCTTCGTCGGCGTCGTGCGCGGTGAGCACCCACCACTGGAAGCCGTCGCGTCCCTTGTTGCGGATGGCCGTCCAACTGCCTTGCGTGGTGCGGTTGTGGGAGAGGATGCACAGGCCTGGCGGCGCCACGACGGTCTCGTCGAAGGTGTAGCCACCGAAGATGTGCAGGTTGTGCTCACGCTTGAGGCTGTCCCCCCACAGGGTGCGTCGGACCAGCGAGTCGATGCCGTCGGCGCCGATGACGACGTCGGCCTCGTGGATCCGGCCGTCGGCCAGGTGCAGGCGTACGCCGCTCTCGTCCTGCTCGACGCGTTCCACGGTGTGGTTGACCTGCAGGATGCCCGGGGGAAGGGCGGCCAGGAGCCGTTCGTAGAGCTCGGGGCGGAGCAGGCCGATGAATCCGCCGCCGTAGTCGCGGACGATGTCGGCGGGGAGCTTGACCAGGACGCGGCGGTGGCCGCGAGCGTTGCGGAACTCGGTCCGGCAGGGGGCGCCGAAGTCGTCGATGTTCACGCCGAGGAGGCCGAGTGCCTTGATGGGGGCGGGCCACAGGTTGAGGATGTTGCCGGCCGGTCTGGCCTGGGGGTAGCGCTCGAAGAGGACGACGTCGTGACCGGTCTGGTGTACGGACAGGGCGGCTGCCATGCCGCCTGGGCCGGCTCCGATGACGGCCACGCGGCCTCGGCGGGCGGGGGATGTGCTCATGGTGGGTGTCCCTGAAGTCGTAAGCCGTAAGGGTCTCAGCCGGGGTCGGCGACCTGGTGGATCGCCAGGGTGGGTGCCGTCTCGACCAGGCCCGGTGCCAGGGCGAGGAAGGCGTGGGTGTGGGCGTGGTCCATGTGCTCGTCGAGGGCGTCCTGGCTGTCCCAGATCTCGACGCTGACGATGGTGTGCTCGTCGTCCAGGTCGGCGTAGAAGCCGTAGGAGTGACAGCCCCGGTCGCCGCGAGTCGCCCGGGACATCGCTCGTGCCGCGGCCGCCAGTTCGGGACGCCGGCCGGGAGCCGCCCTGGCGCTGCCGATCACGATGATCACGACTGCCTCCCGGTATGTTGGCGAAGTAAACCGTAGCGGGCACTACGGTTATGCGAGGATCACCCCGCGCCCCGAGGGATGTCAATGGGTTACGACGATGTTTCCGGCCGGACGGCCGTCAGGGAGGATGGCGTCGTGACCGACACCGACAGCGAGATGACAATCCGGCCGCCGCGCCAGGAACGGACCCGGCAGTCATGGGCCCGGGTCCTCGACGCAGGCGTCGCCCTCGTCGAGGAGGGCGGGTACGAGGCCTTCACCATCGCCGCCGTCTGCGAGCGCGCCCAGGTCGCCCCGCGTGCCATCTACGACCGGACGACCAGCAAGGACGCCCTCTTCCTCGCTGTCTACGAGCACGGCATGAGCCGGCTCGTGGCCGACCAGGAGATCTTCGACCGACCCGCACGTTGGGCCGGCCTCGACGCGCCCCAGCTGGTCACGGCGGCCGTCACCGAACTCGCCGCGGTCTTCGAACGGTACGCACCGTTCCTCAAGTCGGTCGTCCTCCTGTCCGGCGCCCACCCCGAGGTCTACCGCCGCGGCCGA is part of the Streptomyces sp. NBC_01262 genome and harbors:
- a CDS encoding FAD-dependent oxidoreductase, whose protein sequence is MSTSPARRGRVAVIGAGPGGMAAALSVHQTGHDVVLFERYPQARPAGNILNLWPAPIKALGLLGVNIDDFGAPCRTEFRNARGHRRVLVKLPADIVRDYGGGFIGLLRPELYERLLAALPPGILQVNHTVERVEQDESGVRLHLADGRIHEADVVIGADGIDSLVRRTLWGDSLKREHNLHIFGGYTFDETVVAPPGLCILSHNRTTQGSWTAIRNKGRDGFQWWVLTAHDADEEFSGDLHAAATALGGGFADPLPQLIAATDPAHVQRWMIRDRKPLKQWSKGRATLIGDAAHPTSPYAAYGAGMATEDGYFIGRRLAGLDLTDFTVVRQALDAFEAPRKPHTARQSQTAYVLGQVFHHAPAPLRPLRDALLDRTPLLQKAVGEATPAEILKQLDEIDNAERTFSTARLSRPNN
- a CDS encoding putative quinol monooxygenase, whose protein sequence is MIIVIGSARAAPGRRPELAAAARAMSRATRGDRGCHSYGFYADLDDEHTIVSVEIWDSQDALDEHMDHAHTHAFLALAPGLVETAPTLAIHQVADPG
- a CDS encoding sugar ABC transporter substrate-binding protein produces the protein MRLRTALCTAVSATSALMLVSACGGGSSSTATASGNPLVGVDYPRSDTDFWNSYIKYTPEYAKKLGLDLKTTNSQNDVAKLTANVQTFISQGVKGVAMAPQDTAAIAPTLSQLEAKKIPVVTVDTRPDTGNVYMVVRADNRAYGEKACKFLGTKLGGKGKVVMLEGGLDSINGRDRTEAFNECMKANFPDIKVFGEATNWDGAVAAQKLQTDLTANPDIKGVYMESSFALSGTLQVLKQKGLLVSPSDKKHVFIVSNDGIPEELKSIAAGKIDATVSQPADLYAKYALYYLKAAIAGKTFAPGKTDHDSTIIQVRKGLLEDQLSAPLVTADGGTYGGVASVKSDDSSLWGNNLG
- a CDS encoding TetR/AcrR family transcriptional regulator, coding for MTDTDSEMTIRPPRQERTRQSWARVLDAGVALVEEGGYEAFTIAAVCERAQVAPRAIYDRTTSKDALFLAVYEHGMSRLVADQEIFDRPARWAGLDAPQLVTAAVTELAAVFERYAPFLKSVVLLSGAHPEVYRRGRDHVQHLADQFTAVVLGAEPEITHPDPETAVRLCFSTVFAALVMRVSYGPDFAAPAADQPAFLRHLAETAVRYLLAA
- a CDS encoding alpha-L-fucosidase — encoded protein: MTSHSLSRRRFLAGAIAVAGAAAATNALALGKAFGAPATYTAAWSSVDQHPASPEWFQDAKFGIYFHWGVFSVPAYDSEWYPRNMYFSGSAVNNHHIATYGDPSVWPYHNFINGANDKAGNFTQFAPKLKSAGGNFDPAEWAQLFADAGAKFAGPVAEHHDGFSMWNSQVNEWNSVAKGPKLNLLQLFTDAIRTKNLKLLVSMHHAYNYLGYYEAVPAQSDASLKKLYGQLPKAQEDQLWYDKLKEVIDLAKPDIIYQDVHLDQIDQAQLLNFLSYYYNQANSWGREVVATYKDAFNSHGEVFDYERGGPADVTSPYWLTDDSVSSTSWCYTVGIGYYTAQLLLHAMIDRISKNGTVLLNIAPMADGTIPQGQRDILLGIGDYLGRFGESVYSTRAWTAYGEGPTKMGGGTFMNPNAGTAQDIRFTRNKTNTTLYATVLGYPGSSLSIKTLSSSRINLSSLTSVKLLNNTAGTYIDLATPAQDTSGLNVTLPASAPFSAPMYVLKLAFSGQIPTLQPVSGALVFKDVNYAGDSAALGLGSYTADQLTLAGMPPLNISSLKLAPGQQIVAYSGDNFTGTQWTFTADNADLRVTGQNDQISSLKVMFNPSTYLKIINLTSGLAMDSGGSVAGGSNLKQWTYDGSPNLQWQAVDLGNGYYKLVNRTNGMVADSWGATSDGSACRELDWNGHTNQQWQLMHRGGGQYAIINRTTGKLLDSGGSVPAGSVLKQWAWGNSTNLQWTISLA
- a CDS encoding ricin-type beta-trefoil lectin domain protein: MHLRSRFRRAGVQITALAVAAAGGTGVLATPAHAADTVIGVTLTTADLGQALTPQPSITLGAVSSGTVNLTVDDTKTYQTIDGFGAAFTDSSAYLLQNKLDAATRDRVMRDLFTRGSGIGLSLMRVPMGSSDYTATPPSSPSTYSYDDNGGIADPTLANFSTSHDDAYIVPVIKQAQALNPSMKLFANDWSPPAWMKTTNTMLGQGNGTLRSDMYSALAQYYVKFLQEYKAKGVNVWGVTPQNEPGISPSTYSAMLLPASNEADFIANYLAPALKQAGLDGTAILGGDVDHVDTSYAGTLLGNQAAHDALYGTAWHCYQNDLGKMTTIHNSYPDKPIYESECSTGPGIAPMNAAQLAMESTFNWASGALLWNLALDSNGGPKMGVGCDNCTGLVTIDQATGKATYTNNYYQLGQFSKFVVPGATRIGYSDGGNVWAQAYKNPDGSEVLVAHNNNTSGTAFTATWNGAGSFQYTLPAGATVTFTKSAQNATAQLVGQGSNRCLDDRGNPANGVQQYLWDCGSGNANQLYLYSADRELRIAGKCLGASGNGTTNGTKVITWDCNSGASQKWTFHADGSVTSDLSGLCLDVTGNGTANGSTVQLWSCTGNSNQKWSAASGS